The following is a genomic window from Bacillus sp. FJAT-52991.
TGTTGGAGCTGGACAAGGAAAAGCGGAAACAGCTGTTTAACCCATGCAAAAAACGGACTCATCTTTTTAGACGAGTCCGTTTTTTTATTGATAATTAGCAAATCATCAATTAATAAAAGAAGCTTTTTTTACTTATCATTTACGATAATATAAGCAGCCTTTACAGGGCCGTGTACACCAACAACAAGGTTCATTTCGATATCGGCTGAGTTACTTGGTCCCGTAATGTAGTTTATACATGACGGCGCTAGTTCACCAGCTTGTACTTTTCGGCTGATCGCTTGTGCAGCTTGTGTGATGCGGGGCACGATTGTGCTTTTTGGAACAATCGCAATATACTTATGCGGCAGAAGGCTGACAGAGCGGCCTTTCTCTTTGCTGCTAAGTAACACCACTGTGCCTGATTCTGCTAATGTCATATCGCTAAATGTAATACCGATATTCGCTTTTTCAGCATCATCGATATTTTTTTGACCTAATGCTGGATCCCAGACATTTACTTCTTTATTTTCTGCTGGCCACGTTTCTTGAATTAACTTGGATAAGCCAAATTCATCAAAGCGCTCGTCATTCCATAAAGAAATCGGTCCGCCGCCATAGGCATCTACTTTCTCAGACAGAGTCTTCACAAGATCGGCAAATGATGTTTCAATGAAGTCTGTATGAATGTTTTTACACTGCTCACGCAATACTTCAACAAGCTCGTCTTGAGTAGCATCCTTTAATACTTCATGCTGAGGCTGGAACTTCCATTTTGGACGCTCCACCTTTTCTTTTCTTTCTCTTCCAAGACTTGAGGCGATATTGGCTAAAAAAGAATCACGGTTATGAATCGTTCCTGCCATTATTTGTCGCCTCCTTTCTCTTTTTGATGTTCTTTATACCAGTCGCGAAGTCGCTGCTTATCTGGTGCTGGGAACTCACGCAGTTCTGTCCATGCTTTTAGCGGTCCTGGACCGTTAGAAATACGATCGTTTTTCGTAAATGGTTTCATCACAGTCGACGCCATTTTTGATCCCATACCATACAATGGATTAGAAGCTGCTCCTAGTCCAAATGCTTTCATCGCTAATTTTTCAGAAATTGGCGCGCGTCCTTCTTTTTCAACGATGACTTGGCGATGTTTATGAAGCAATTCATGTAACGGGATTTTCACCGGACAAGCTTCGGAACAAGCCGCACATAGAGTCGACGCATAAGGAAGCTCTTTAAAATCATCATATCCGCCAAGTAGTGGAGAAAGTACCGCGCCGATCGGACCTGAGTAAATAGAGCCATAAGAATGACCGCCGATGTGACGATATACCGGACATACGTTAATACAAGCCGCACAACGGATACATTGAAGGACAGATTGGAATTCTGTTCCTAAAATTTTCGAACGGCCGTTATCAACAATAACTAAATGGAACTCTTCTGGTCCATCCACGTCACCCTCTTCACGAGGACCGGATAAAGCTGTTACGTAGCTTGTCAGTTTTTGTCCAACCGCACTGCGTGTTAATAAGCTAACAAGTACTTCAAACTCTTCATGTGTTGGGACAATACGCTCCATTCCCATCACAGTAATTTGTGTTTTTGGAATGGTAGTAACAAGACGAGCATTTCCCTCATTTGTCACAAAACTGATAGAACCAGATTCAGCGATCGCGAAGTTACAGCCTGTAACGCCGATATCAGCTGTTAAAAAGTCTTTTCTTAACGTTTTACGTGCATGCAACGCAAGCTCTTCTGGTTTTGATGTTAATTTATAATCTAATTTCTCCGTAAATACATCACGAATTTGCTCTTTATTTTTATGAAGAGCTGGTGTCACGATATGAGATGGTGGATCATGATCGTCCACTTGTAGAATGTACTCTCCAAGGTCGGTCTCGATTACTTCACAACCGATATCTTCAAGCGCGCCATTCATACCGATTTCCTCTGTCACCATGGACTTTGCCTTTAAGACTTTTTTCGCATTCTTTTTCTTCGCGATGCTTGTAATGTATTCGTTTGCCTCTTCAGCTGTTTCCGCAAAAAATACATGTCCACCACGTTTTGTTACATTTTCACTTAATTGGTGTAAATAATAGTCTAAGTTCTCTAGCACATGCTGGCGAATTTCTTCCCCGTGAGAGCGCCAGTCTTCCCAATTGCCAAGCTCTTCAGCAGCATCAAGACGACGAGTTCGCAAACGTTCTTGCGCACCCGCAACGGCTCCTCTCATAAACGTGTCATTCATTTTCTCTTTGACGCGTCCTTTAAAGTCATCCGATCCAAATTTCATTGCCATTGAACGTCACCTCTTTCTTTCGATTTTTCTATCGTTCACCTAAGATATCAGCGGCTATTCAATACTTCTGCAATATGCATTACGCGAATAGGTTTCCCTTTACGCTCCATGCGTCCGCCAATATTCATTAAGCAACCGCAATCCGCTCCAATTAAATAATCCGCTTCTACTTTTTCTGCACTGGCTACTTTTTCATCTACCATTTGTTCAGAAATTTGTCCCATTTTCACAGAGAACGTTCCACCAAAACCACAGCAATTATGCGCATTTGGCAGCGGAATAAATTCTAATCCTTCAACGTTTTTCAAAAGAGTCATCGGTGCATCTTTCACACCAAGAAGACGAGTCATATGACAAGATGTATGGTAAGTGGCTTTTCCAGGCAATTTCGCCCCTAAGTCTTCTACCTTTAATACATCGACAATGAATTGAGTGAATTCATACGATTTTTCTGCTAATTTCTTCGCACGCGGCTCCCAAACAGGATCTCCTTTAAATACATGCGGATACTCCTTGAACATGGTTATACATGAGCCGGACGGTGACACTACGTACTCTGAGTTTTCAAAGGTTTCGATCATTTTCTTCATCGCACCTTTAGACGCTTCTACATAGCCACTGTTATAAGCTGGTTGTCCACAGCATACTTGACTCTCTGGAAACTCCACCTCACAGCCTAAACGTTCTAAAATCTCAACCGTCGCCTTTCCCACATCCGTCTGAAACATATCTACAAGACACGTAGCAAACAAAGCAACTTTCATGTTGAACACCTCTTTTTTAAAAGTGACAGGCACTCCCCAAATTTTGTTAAAAAGGAATGCCTATCCAGAGAACTGGTCATCAGATGACCTTCACTAATAAAAAGTATCATACTACAATAGAAACTGTTTTTGAAGTTTTTTTCAAATGCCGAAATATTTTTTTTATTTAAAATGGAAAAAATCGCAGAAAAACTGGGAAATTGGTAGTTAGCACCAGCTAACTACCTTACCAAATAAAATCATTTAACTTTCTCTGCTTCATTCATATATTCCCTCAAGATGTTTTCTACATTATGAATATGCGCATTCATTTCTAACCGCGCTTTTTCTGGATTCCTTTCCTCAATAGCTTGGAAAATGGCTTCGTGTTCTTCATTCAATTGATCAAATGTCGTCATTTCTGAATAAAGACAAATTCGACGCGTCTCCTTCATCGACTCTGACACTAGATCAGATACATGGTTCATTAAGCTAAGCAATAGCGGGTTGCCTGTTGCTTCAGCAATCGCCAAATGAAAAACAAGATCCGCTTCATCCCCTAACTCTACCGGATTAGAATGATGTTTCATCTCTTCAAGCGCCCAACGAATTTTTAAAAGATCTTCTTCCGTACGTTTTTCGGCTGCACTAAATGCCACCCCTGCTTCAAGAAGCTTCCGAACCTCCATCAAATGAAAAAGATCATCTTTATTCATTAATAAAGCATTTTGAATTGGATAGGCAATACCAGAAGGAGAGAAACCTTTCACATACGTTCCTTCTCCTTGACGCATTTCAATCAGTCCCATCGCTCGCAAAGAAGTTAATGCTTCTCGGATGGCTGAACGTCCAACATGAAAATTTTCTGCTAATTGTTGAACCGAATCTAGTTTGTCGCCCGGCTTTAATGCTCCGGAACGAATCGAATCTAAAAGAGCCTCTGCTACTTCTTCATATATCTTTTTCGGTTTAATTTTTTTATATTGCACCGGTTTCACCTCTAACTGTACTAATACAATTATTATAAACGAAAATTTCAACTTTGCTTGATAAATTTATTTTCACCACTATAAATAAAGTCAATATATTTTTCTTTTTTTCACAAATTAGTAACATTTGTATTGTTTTTTTCGACAACAGACCCTATAATACTTTATCAGATGGATCATCATTTCATTTGGTCATCAGATGATCCTAACTTCATTTAATCTGACTATTCACAAAAAACAGTTAGGAGGCCTTTTTATGCAATATCAACAACACTTCACTCCTATTGCAGACAGCTTAGGTTTATCTGCACTCGTGGCTTTAATTCCGATTGTTTTCTTCTTCTGGGCACTTGCTGTCAAACGAATGAAAGGACACAAAGCCGGTTTAATCACGTTAGCTATTTCTCTTGCCCTTTCTGCAATCGCTTACAAAATGCCGGTTTCACTTTCCTTGTTATCTGCCAGTCAAGGAGCTGTATACGGATTACTGCCCATCGGCTGGATCATTATTACCTCCGTCTTTTTGTATAAACTGACGGTAAAAACAGGACAATTTGACATTATTCGTGATTCCGTTTTAACGATTACAGAGGATCGTCGTTTGCAAGCCTTGCTTGTTGCGTTCTCTTTTGGTGCTTTCCTTGAAGGAGCAGCAGGATTTGGTGCACCCGTCGCTATTTCAGCAGCGCTGTTAGTTGGCCTTGGTTTTAACCCACTTTATGCCGCTGGTCTTTGCTTAATTGCTAATACCGCACCAGTTGCCTTTGGAGCCGTTGGGATTCCAATTATTGCTGTAGAAGGGCCAACAGGTATCCCTGCTATGGAAGTATCGAAAATGGTCGGAAGACAATTACCGTTCTTATCCGCATTTATTCCATTTTATTTAGTTGTTATAATAGCTGGATTTAAAAGAGCCAAAGAAGTTCTTCCCGCTATTTTAGTATCCGGAATTTCCTTTGCTGTTACTCAATATTTAAGTTCTAACTTCTTAGGCCCAGAGCTACCAGACATTTTATCAGCTCTTGTATCTTTACTTGCTCTAGCTATTTTCTTAAAATTCTGGAAACCAAAAACCATTTATCGTTTTGATCATGAAGATCAAAACGCTCAACATCAAGAAGTTCCGAAACACTCAGCTGGTACAATTTTCAAAGCATGGTCACCTTTCCTCATTCTGACCGGGTTCATTTCTGTCTGGGGAATTCCTTCTATTAAATTAGCGTTAACCGGGCATTATGAAGGATCGAACAGCTTATTATCAGCAATTAATTCCATCGGCAGTGCCTTCACTTTCGCACCGGAAGTACCATTTTTACACAATCACATTTTGAATGCAGATGGCGAACCACTTCCTGCTATTTATAAATTAGAAATTCTTGGTGCATCAGGTACAGCTATTTTAATTGCTGCGGTTGTTAGTAAATATATCGTTAAGATTTCTTGGTCTGAATGGATCAAAACATTGGGAGAAACAATGAATGAATTGAAGTTTCCAATTTTAACAATCTCAAGTGTCGTGGCCTTCGCCTATGTGACAAATGCGTCAGGAATGACCACTACACTTGGGTTAGTCGTCGCAAAAACTGGATTCCTATTCCCGTTTTTCTCTCCATTCCTTGGCTGGCTCGGCGTATTCATCACAGGTTCCGATACATCAGCCAACCTATTGTTTGGTAACTTGCAAAAAGTAACCGCCGAATCTGTCGGAATGGATCCATTACTTGCGGTAGCGGCCAACTCATCTGGTGGGGTAACTGGAAAAATGATTTCCCCACAATCCATCGCTGTTGCCTGTGGTGCCGTTGGACTAGCCGGAAAAGAATCTGACCTATTCCGCTTCACCGTCAAACACAGCTTCATCTTAGTCACCATCGTCGGCATCATCACCTTCCTCCAATCCAACGTACTAAGCTGGATGGTGCCATAGGAAAGCGGAAGGTGCCGTTTAGCGACGTATGGACTGGAGCGATCTGCACGAGATAAAGGAAACACGATGAACGTCAGTGAATCGATGTTGACTTATCGCAAGGAGGATCGTGAAAGTCCACTAGTCGCTGGCGCCTGGAGCTAGACAATAGAAAAGCGGAGCCGACTGTTTAGACACGACAAGCAAATGTTCTGACGCTGAAAAGACGACAGTCTTGTAAGTGGCAGGTTATTTGACTCGAGTGTCTAGGAGGCGGAGCTAGACAATAGAAAAGCGGAGCCGACTGTTTAGACACGACAAGCAAAAGATGAGCCAGCTGAAAGGTCGTACTTTAACCTTTTAGCTGGCTTGACTTTTGACCTTGAGCGAAAGATAAAACACCACACAGAAAAAAGCTACCTGTTAAAGGCAGCTTTTTTCTATTGTAATCTAATTAAAGTCTTCCATCTTTCCAAAAGTTTTGTGTGACATGAGCAGATGGATTATACGCTTGTAAGTCATATCCTTCTTTTTTCAAATAATCTAGTATCGCGGGCAAAATCTCTGCAGTCGCTTTCTTCTCATGCATGAGGATCACGACATTCTGATCGCCTCTTTTCTTTTGTTGCTGTACACCTGCTTTTACATTTTGTAAAATTTGATTTTTCGTGCTAGGGCTATGCTTCCAATCTAAACTGTCTACATCCCAATCCCATAAACGATACCCTTTTTGCGCCATAGCGTTACGGTAAGGCTGTTTTAAATAAGGTTTGCTTCCATATGGGGCGCGAATCAAAACAGACGATTGTCCTGTTACTTGTTTGACTGTTTGTTGCGTTTGATTCATTTCACTCATAAAACTTTGTGGCGATCGATATAACCGATTCACTTGATGCGTTACGCTATGAAGACCAAGATAATGACCATCTTTAGCAGCTTTTTTCGCAGAAGTAGAATATTTACGAACGTTTGGCTCTATATAGAAAAATGTCGCTTTTGCCTTATGGGCCGCTAACGTGTTTAAAATACTTGCCGAGTAAACACTCGGGCCATCATCAAACGTTACATAAGCAATCGGCTTCTTTGATGGCGGATTTGGATTCGGCTTTGGCGCTTTTGGATGAAAGAACGATTGATTCGCTTGAATGAATTCTTCATTCGATAATTTCGCTCCTTGAGGTGAATAAATACGCACTGTTTGATGTGCACTTAAATAATCCGTTTTTAACCCAAAATGATCGGCAACCCAGCGAACCCCAATATACATTTCATTATTTTTCATATAAATAATAGCAGGCGTTGTCTTTTTCCCATTGAAAGAAG
Proteins encoded in this region:
- a CDS encoding lactate utilization protein C; protein product: MAGTIHNRDSFLANIASSLGRERKEKVERPKWKFQPQHEVLKDATQDELVEVLREQCKNIHTDFIETSFADLVKTLSEKVDAYGGGPISLWNDERFDEFGLSKLIQETWPAENKEVNVWDPALGQKNIDDAEKANIGITFSDMTLAESGTVVLLSSKEKGRSVSLLPHKYIAIVPKSTIVPRITQAAQAISRKVQAGELAPSCINYITGPSNSADIEMNLVVGVHGPVKAAYIIVNDK
- a CDS encoding LutB/LldF family L-lactate oxidation iron-sulfur protein — encoded protein: MAMKFGSDDFKGRVKEKMNDTFMRGAVAGAQERLRTRRLDAAEELGNWEDWRSHGEEIRQHVLENLDYYLHQLSENVTKRGGHVFFAETAEEANEYITSIAKKKNAKKVLKAKSMVTEEIGMNGALEDIGCEVIETDLGEYILQVDDHDPPSHIVTPALHKNKEQIRDVFTEKLDYKLTSKPEELALHARKTLRKDFLTADIGVTGCNFAIAESGSISFVTNEGNARLVTTIPKTQITVMGMERIVPTHEEFEVLVSLLTRSAVGQKLTSYVTALSGPREEGDVDGPEEFHLVIVDNGRSKILGTEFQSVLQCIRCAACINVCPVYRHIGGHSYGSIYSGPIGAVLSPLLGGYDDFKELPYASTLCAACSEACPVKIPLHELLHKHRQVIVEKEGRAPISEKLAMKAFGLGAASNPLYGMGSKMASTVMKPFTKNDRISNGPGPLKAWTELREFPAPDKQRLRDWYKEHQKEKGGDK
- a CDS encoding (Fe-S)-binding protein, with the translated sequence MKVALFATCLVDMFQTDVGKATVEILERLGCEVEFPESQVCCGQPAYNSGYVEASKGAMKKMIETFENSEYVVSPSGSCITMFKEYPHVFKGDPVWEPRAKKLAEKSYEFTQFIVDVLKVEDLGAKLPGKATYHTSCHMTRLLGVKDAPMTLLKNVEGLEFIPLPNAHNCCGFGGTFSVKMGQISEQMVDEKVASAEKVEADYLIGADCGCLMNIGGRMERKGKPIRVMHIAEVLNSR
- a CDS encoding FadR/GntR family transcriptional regulator, encoding MQYKKIKPKKIYEEVAEALLDSIRSGALKPGDKLDSVQQLAENFHVGRSAIREALTSLRAMGLIEMRQGEGTYVKGFSPSGIAYPIQNALLMNKDDLFHLMEVRKLLEAGVAFSAAEKRTEEDLLKIRWALEEMKHHSNPVELGDEADLVFHLAIAEATGNPLLLSLMNHVSDLVSESMKETRRICLYSEMTTFDQLNEEHEAIFQAIEERNPEKARLEMNAHIHNVENILREYMNEAEKVK
- a CDS encoding lactate permease LctP family transporter, translated to MQYQQHFTPIADSLGLSALVALIPIVFFFWALAVKRMKGHKAGLITLAISLALSAIAYKMPVSLSLLSASQGAVYGLLPIGWIIITSVFLYKLTVKTGQFDIIRDSVLTITEDRRLQALLVAFSFGAFLEGAAGFGAPVAISAALLVGLGFNPLYAAGLCLIANTAPVAFGAVGIPIIAVEGPTGIPAMEVSKMVGRQLPFLSAFIPFYLVVIIAGFKRAKEVLPAILVSGISFAVTQYLSSNFLGPELPDILSALVSLLALAIFLKFWKPKTIYRFDHEDQNAQHQEVPKHSAGTIFKAWSPFLILTGFISVWGIPSIKLALTGHYEGSNSLLSAINSIGSAFTFAPEVPFLHNHILNADGEPLPAIYKLEILGASGTAILIAAVVSKYIVKISWSEWIKTLGETMNELKFPILTISSVVAFAYVTNASGMTTTLGLVVAKTGFLFPFFSPFLGWLGVFITGSDTSANLLFGNLQKVTAESVGMDPLLAVAANSSGGVTGKMISPQSIAVACGAVGLAGKESDLFRFTVKHSFILVTIVGIITFLQSNVLSWMVP
- a CDS encoding polysaccharide deacetylase; protein product: MRKWASAVFFCVMMFAFGGTVLGATQEKGIYLGLHDKMLPFAKGEAFIVNGQAVAPMAKLNKALYVKQSFNQVDGTYTLEKHGKKLIFNASTKEASFNGKKTTPAIIYMKNNEMYIGVRWVADHFGLKTDYLSAHQTVRIYSPQGAKLSNEEFIQANQSFFHPKAPKPNPNPPSKKPIAYVTFDDGPSVYSASILNTLAAHKAKATFFYIEPNVRKYSTSAKKAAKDGHYLGLHSVTHQVNRLYRSPQSFMSEMNQTQQTVKQVTGQSSVLIRAPYGSKPYLKQPYRNAMAQKGYRLWDWDVDSLDWKHSPSTKNQILQNVKAGVQQQKKRGDQNVVILMHEKKATAEILPAILDYLKKEGYDLQAYNPSAHVTQNFWKDGRL